A window of Pantoea agglomerans contains these coding sequences:
- a CDS encoding LacI family DNA-binding transcriptional regulator codes for MDQDSELNDLPEKKLATMRDVARAAGVSVSTVSRVLDERLPTSRSASAEKIRQVARELGYRRDYVASSLRRGDTGTLGVLVPRLTDAVTAMLFEEIARAAARRGYFAIVATCGDSKEQEKKAVESLLDRRVDGLIMSTCRLDDPLPQTLRERDIPHVLALRTDGSSPSSVGDDELGGYLATRHLIDLGHRDIGLIGGPDFASNALSRRKGFEQAMREAGLKIEAEWCCHSDFNIASGEQQGMKILSQRHRPSALFAVNDELAIGVLAAAHQQGLIIGEDLSLVGYNDIPLVSRLPVALTSVRTPLEHIASDAVDMLLNPELNNNMRITTPSLIPRKSTSSPRK; via the coding sequence ATGGATCAAGATAGTGAACTGAACGATTTGCCGGAAAAGAAGCTGGCGACAATGCGGGATGTTGCGCGTGCTGCGGGCGTTAGCGTCTCGACCGTTTCGCGCGTACTTGATGAAAGATTACCCACCTCGCGCAGCGCCTCGGCGGAAAAAATTCGCCAGGTTGCCCGAGAGCTGGGCTACCGCCGGGACTATGTTGCCTCCAGCCTGCGGCGTGGCGATACCGGCACGCTTGGCGTATTGGTTCCGAGACTGACCGATGCCGTCACCGCCATGCTTTTTGAAGAGATAGCCAGAGCTGCAGCCCGGAGAGGCTATTTTGCGATCGTTGCCACCTGCGGCGACAGCAAAGAGCAGGAGAAGAAGGCCGTTGAGTCACTACTGGATCGCCGGGTAGACGGGCTGATTATGTCCACCTGCCGGCTAGACGATCCTTTGCCCCAAACTCTGCGCGAACGGGATATTCCCCATGTTCTGGCGCTGCGCACCGACGGTTCCAGCCCTTCATCGGTCGGGGACGATGAGCTTGGCGGCTATCTGGCCACGCGGCACCTGATAGATTTAGGGCATCGTGATATCGGCCTGATTGGCGGCCCTGATTTTGCTTCTAACGCCCTTAGCCGGCGTAAGGGCTTCGAGCAGGCAATGCGGGAAGCCGGGCTGAAGATCGAAGCTGAATGGTGCTGTCATTCTGATTTCAATATCGCCTCAGGCGAGCAGCAGGGAATGAAAATTCTCAGCCAGCGCCATCGCCCAAGCGCGCTGTTTGCCGTTAACGACGAGCTGGCGATTGGCGTTCTTGCTGCCGCGCATCAGCAGGGCCTGATCATTGGCGAAGATCTCTCCCTGGTGGGATATAACGATATTCCACTGGTAAGCAGACTGCCCGTGGCGCTGACCTCGGTCAGAACCCCGCTGGAGCATATCGCCAGCGATGCGGTTGATATGTTATTGAATCCAGAGCTAAATAATAATATGCGGATTACCACGCCCTCTCTTATCCCCCGTAAGTCCACCTCTTCTCCACGTAAATAA
- a CDS encoding MFS transporter: MSIQATASDYVVDSGTASTPAVLLARLERLPITRRLKAIRIIVGLSTFFDAYTIIAIAFALPQLTQEWGLTPTFVGLIIAASYVGQLCGALFFGSLAEKIGRIGVLRITIIMFVVMDAACLFAWNGWSILIIRFLQGVGIGAEVPVASAYINEFVGAKKRGRFFLLYEVIFPVGMMFAGLVGYFLVPIYGWKVMFLIGLVPSALTVPLRWLMPESPRWLASKGKLQEAENVVSTLEAEVIRRGMTLPEPEVKAPAAQKAAPEGVKALFGGIYKSRTFMLWGLWLTVYSVNNGMITWFPTLYKTWFNLSLDTSLAYGWITSSCGVVASVICALLIDRIGRKRWYTWAFLLAIVPLITLSVLGAKSAVEILILGSLTYAILQTIAFSLYLYAAELYPTRLRAIGTAYSSAWLRAGSSIGPLMVGFIVSGFGMRFVFITFAVIALIGGLITWFYAIETKGKSLEELSP; this comes from the coding sequence ATGTCAATTCAGGCCACTGCTTCAGATTACGTCGTTGACAGCGGAACTGCTTCAACACCAGCCGTGCTGCTGGCAAGGCTGGAACGTCTGCCTATTACCCGGCGGCTGAAGGCGATCCGTATTATTGTCGGCTTATCTACCTTCTTTGATGCCTACACCATTATTGCTATCGCCTTTGCGCTTCCCCAGCTCACCCAGGAATGGGGGCTGACGCCAACCTTTGTCGGTCTTATTATTGCGGCCAGTTATGTCGGGCAGCTGTGCGGCGCGCTTTTTTTTGGCTCGCTGGCGGAAAAAATAGGCCGAATTGGCGTGTTACGTATCACCATTATTATGTTCGTCGTGATGGATGCTGCCTGCCTTTTTGCCTGGAACGGCTGGTCAATTCTTATTATTCGCTTTTTGCAGGGGGTAGGGATCGGTGCCGAGGTGCCCGTTGCCAGCGCCTATATCAATGAATTTGTCGGGGCCAAAAAGCGCGGACGCTTCTTTTTACTGTATGAGGTGATTTTCCCTGTTGGAATGATGTTCGCCGGGCTGGTGGGATATTTTCTGGTGCCCATCTATGGCTGGAAAGTGATGTTTTTAATTGGCTTAGTTCCCTCCGCGCTGACTGTTCCCCTGCGCTGGTTAATGCCAGAGTCGCCACGCTGGCTGGCTTCAAAAGGTAAGCTGCAAGAGGCGGAAAACGTCGTATCCACCTTAGAAGCTGAGGTCATCAGGCGTGGGATGACGTTACCCGAACCTGAAGTTAAAGCGCCCGCCGCGCAGAAAGCGGCACCGGAAGGGGTCAAGGCTCTCTTTGGGGGCATCTATAAATCCCGAACCTTTATGCTTTGGGGATTGTGGCTGACGGTTTACAGCGTGAACAACGGCATGATTACCTGGTTCCCAACCCTCTATAAAACCTGGTTTAACCTATCTCTTGATACCAGCCTGGCTTACGGCTGGATCACCTCCTCATGCGGGGTGGTGGCTTCGGTAATTTGTGCCCTGCTGATCGACCGCATAGGTCGCAAGCGCTGGTACACATGGGCCTTTCTGCTGGCTATCGTTCCGCTGATTACGCTTTCTGTTCTGGGGGCAAAATCTGCCGTTGAGATTCTTATTCTGGGAAGTTTGACCTACGCCATTCTTCAGACCATCGCCTTTTCGCTTTATCTCTATGCGGCTGAGCTTTATCCCACCAGACTGCGCGCCATTGGCACCGCCTATTCCAGCGCCTGGCTACGCGCGGGGTCATCCATTGGCCCGCTGATGGTAGGTTTTATCGTCAGCGGCTTTGGCATGCGCTTTGTGTTTATTACTTTTGCGGTCATTGCGCTTATTGGCGGCTTAATTACCTGGTTTTACGCTATTGAAACCAAAGGGAAGTCGTTAGAGGAGCTGTCGCCATAG
- a CDS encoding GIY-YIG nuclease family protein, producing the protein MKLFDYLKMKFPDLAPEATKVHLAQLNDYKEDPLVKFLEGTFDDWQCWQKRLEFSRIYVVSLIRIPGTETWLFAGAFQQIGNAGKKAYPGREELYYQYQLQKIPETEEYAGRMYISFKNTVRNYIRLGESIQSELVISAITPAPLAFGEFPGYRNVVLDRNSIGSILRLNLQSWRTALSVVKGIYVLTDRDGGKLYVGKADGIEGIWGRWEYYFGSGHGGNVGLKKAFGTGDENRLQNITFAILEVIDLNAEKGEIDRRETHWKQILLSREFGHNRN; encoded by the coding sequence TTGAAGCTTTTTGATTATCTTAAGATGAAGTTTCCTGATCTAGCGCCTGAAGCCACCAAAGTCCATCTTGCGCAATTAAATGATTATAAAGAGGATCCGCTAGTTAAATTCCTTGAAGGGACTTTCGACGACTGGCAGTGCTGGCAGAAGCGACTGGAATTTAGCCGCATATATGTCGTTTCACTGATCAGGATCCCGGGGACTGAAACTTGGCTATTTGCAGGAGCATTTCAGCAGATAGGTAACGCGGGAAAGAAAGCCTACCCTGGTCGTGAGGAACTGTATTATCAGTACCAGCTTCAGAAAATCCCAGAGACTGAAGAATACGCTGGAAGGATGTATATCAGCTTTAAAAATACAGTTCGCAACTATATTCGCCTAGGTGAAAGTATTCAGAGCGAACTGGTAATCAGTGCCATCACCCCGGCACCTCTGGCCTTCGGCGAGTTTCCCGGCTACCGCAATGTCGTGCTGGACCGGAACAGCATCGGCTCGATCCTTAGACTTAATCTGCAATCCTGGCGTACCGCACTGTCCGTGGTTAAAGGCATCTATGTATTAACTGATCGGGACGGCGGAAAACTCTACGTTGGAAAAGCCGATGGAATAGAGGGGATATGGGGCCGATGGGAATATTATTTTGGTTCCGGGCATGGTGGTAATGTAGGGCTTAAGAAAGCTTTCGGCACAGGCGATGAAAACAGACTGCAGAATATCACTTTCGCGATCCTGGAAGTCATAGATCTTAATGCCGAAAAGGGTGAAATTGACCGTCGAGAAACTCACTGGAAACAAATACTGCTCTCGCGGGAATTTGGCCATAACCGGAACTAA
- a CDS encoding LEM-3-like GIY-YIG domain-containing protein, with product MKDFSKYSKALGMAKFYVYAFYDTEDATKRPFYIGKGKSERCLDHIKYNDDSPKSERINHLLKTGNLGIDILRHGMDEATAKLVEATCIDLLGVGELTNKVRGSSSLMGRITLDELNHLLLKQETEIAPEHAGLAFLLNSTYKSGMSALALYEATRGVWAKVPKDENLQFAYATYGGLVMEVYEIHGWIKAGSQQYFTRELIIPPETNRSEFVGRIASPEVRELYVGKLIKKSRSHGSPFVKVGLTR from the coding sequence GTGAAAGATTTTTCAAAATACTCGAAAGCTTTAGGGATGGCTAAGTTCTATGTTTATGCATTTTATGACACTGAAGATGCAACTAAAAGGCCGTTTTATATAGGCAAAGGCAAGTCAGAACGCTGTCTTGATCATATAAAGTATAATGATGACTCTCCGAAATCAGAACGAATTAATCATCTGTTGAAAACAGGTAATCTGGGTATCGACATACTACGTCATGGCATGGATGAGGCAACCGCGAAGCTTGTTGAAGCAACATGTATTGATCTCTTAGGTGTTGGAGAACTAACCAACAAAGTACGAGGAAGCAGCTCTCTTATGGGGCGAATCACGCTGGATGAGCTCAACCATCTTCTTCTTAAGCAAGAGACGGAAATCGCACCTGAACATGCAGGGCTCGCTTTTTTGCTAAACAGCACATACAAGTCTGGCATGAGTGCACTTGCACTATATGAAGCAACGCGTGGCGTCTGGGCAAAAGTACCAAAAGATGAAAACCTGCAATTTGCATACGCCACTTACGGCGGTTTGGTGATGGAAGTTTACGAGATACACGGCTGGATAAAGGCTGGCTCCCAGCAGTACTTTACCCGGGAACTGATCATCCCTCCCGAAACCAACCGTTCAGAGTTTGTTGGACGAATTGCATCACCAGAAGTCAGAGAATTATACGTGGGCAAGCTAATCAAAAAATCGCGCAGTCATGGTAGCCCTTTCGTAAAAGTAGGGCTGACACGATAA
- a CDS encoding endonuclease domain-containing protein produces the protein MLNANFDTFNNNQPDIKKHEFIVSKKFDRDFWVRISWLVVLLPLCFMFPLLLFAVILVIMGLCKHFTKDSFDKKINNQKQIQQLSWLNATPEDDWYDLFMAECESPAEEQFLAAMIRELNLKPSAGKLVCSLLTLEMQVRSPPYRFDFLVNGRQVVEIDGAAWHSSPEQVERDRIRDKISLERGYRVLRIPAKVVFRTPNEAVRRVKATLTETPFYTNIDFAKVKEPENSPARILSPLGFLSAISVALGELNEKASRMQKEAEEKEKAAKLEASNKVNSVLNEKIVSTNSQSIPVMDEELRLIIEECSKIFDDTKSDEKIKKEF, from the coding sequence ATGTTAAATGCCAATTTTGATACCTTTAATAATAATCAACCAGATATCAAAAAGCATGAGTTTATCGTGAGCAAAAAGTTCGATAGGGATTTTTGGGTACGCATTAGTTGGCTTGTGGTGTTATTGCCGTTATGTTTCATGTTCCCGCTGCTGTTATTTGCTGTTATTTTGGTCATTATGGGATTGTGTAAACACTTCACAAAAGACAGTTTTGATAAAAAAATTAATAACCAGAAACAGATTCAACAGTTAAGTTGGCTCAATGCTACTCCAGAGGATGATTGGTACGATTTATTTATGGCTGAATGCGAGTCACCGGCTGAAGAACAATTTCTAGCAGCGATGATCAGAGAGTTAAATCTTAAGCCAAGCGCAGGAAAATTAGTATGCTCATTACTGACGCTAGAAATGCAGGTTAGATCTCCGCCTTACCGTTTTGACTTTCTGGTCAACGGCAGACAGGTTGTTGAGATTGATGGCGCAGCATGGCATTCATCGCCTGAACAAGTTGAGCGTGATCGCATAAGAGATAAGATTTCATTAGAACGAGGTTACAGGGTACTACGGATCCCTGCAAAGGTCGTTTTCAGAACCCCAAATGAAGCGGTTCGGCGAGTGAAGGCAACACTTACCGAAACGCCTTTTTATACAAATATTGATTTTGCAAAAGTAAAGGAGCCTGAGAATTCGCCAGCCAGAATCCTGTCACCATTAGGATTTTTAAGTGCAATTTCTGTTGCGCTTGGGGAGTTAAATGAGAAGGCCTCCAGAATGCAAAAAGAAGCAGAAGAAAAAGAAAAAGCTGCAAAGCTTGAGGCATCTAATAAAGTTAATTCTGTACTAAATGAAAAAATTGTTAGTACTAACAGTCAATCTATCCCTGTTATGGACGAAGAACTGAGATTAATTATTGAAGAGTGCTCAAAGATTTTTGACGATACCAAATCAGATGAAAAAATAAAAAAAGAATTTTAG
- a CDS encoding tyrosine-type recombinase/integrase, which produces MAVNKLPNGKWQAQVFPNGRDGKRIRRQFATKGEALSFEKHIKDQAQDKPWLGEKTDKRTVFDLVETWYNAHGITLTDGQKRKDAMEFACKAMGNPLASEFNARIFSAYREQRLSGKITRSTRVKTVTPRTVNLELAYFRAVFNELRRLDEWQAPNPLDNVREYKIAESEMAYLTNEEIRELLKECEASSSKDLLSVVKICLATGARWGEAESLKGNQIRAGKVIFTKTKGKKNRAVPISDSLVAELPSSRKAKPLFTSCYAAFRSALKRAGIETPAGQLTHVLRHTFASHFMMNGGNILVLQRILGHTDIKVTMRYAHFAPDHLFEALNLNPLERL; this is translated from the coding sequence ATGGCTGTTAACAAACTGCCTAATGGTAAGTGGCAAGCTCAGGTGTTTCCGAACGGGCGGGATGGCAAGCGGATCCGTCGTCAATTCGCTACAAAAGGCGAGGCGCTGTCTTTTGAAAAGCATATTAAGGATCAAGCGCAAGATAAGCCCTGGCTGGGAGAAAAGACTGACAAACGCACCGTCTTTGATTTGGTTGAAACGTGGTACAACGCACACGGCATAACTTTAACTGATGGGCAGAAGCGTAAAGATGCGATGGAGTTTGCATGTAAGGCTATGGGCAATCCACTTGCTTCCGAATTCAATGCTCGCATTTTTTCCGCATACCGCGAGCAGCGTTTGTCGGGCAAAATCACTCGCTCGACCCGCGTGAAAACTGTAACGCCGCGAACTGTCAATCTTGAACTAGCTTACTTTCGTGCAGTATTTAATGAACTTCGCCGTTTAGATGAATGGCAAGCCCCGAACCCGTTAGATAATGTCAGAGAATATAAAATAGCCGAATCTGAAATGGCTTATCTAACGAATGAAGAAATCAGAGAATTATTAAAAGAATGCGAAGCAAGCAGCTCTAAAGACTTATTATCAGTTGTTAAAATATGTTTGGCTACTGGTGCGCGCTGGGGAGAAGCTGAATCTTTAAAAGGAAATCAAATTAGAGCAGGTAAAGTTATCTTCACCAAAACAAAGGGGAAGAAAAATCGAGCAGTCCCTATTAGTGACTCGCTTGTTGCAGAACTTCCATCAAGCAGGAAAGCAAAACCGCTTTTTACTTCATGCTATGCAGCATTTAGATCAGCCCTAAAAAGAGCAGGAATTGAGACTCCAGCCGGGCAATTAACACATGTGTTGCGCCACACTTTCGCATCGCACTTTATGATGAATGGTGGCAATATTTTGGTGCTTCAGCGCATATTAGGTCACACTGACATAAAGGTTACGATGCGCTACGCTCACTTTGCACCCGATCATCTTTTTGAGGCCCTTAATCTCAATCCACTGGAAAGACTTTAA
- a CDS encoding phage repressor protein CI translates to MSNTIESPKGITEHLYPSQGGGKEAINRIMSAYQFNTRQALCNHLGISQSTMANRWMRDTFPHDWLIACHLDTGTPLLWLATGQGESRKEDKEEASTRLRYKKISNGVEQSSELVSYDARLLPANVSDPFFVEIDNAVYLIEGAKAEVTDGLWLIDIDGLISIKEVYRLPGKKLRVENGPASFDCAPDDINVLGRIVSKTESV, encoded by the coding sequence ATGTCAAACACAATTGAGTCTCCAAAAGGTATCACGGAGCACCTTTACCCATCACAAGGTGGCGGTAAAGAAGCTATTAACCGCATCATGAGCGCCTATCAATTCAACACCCGACAAGCTTTGTGCAATCACTTAGGCATTTCACAGAGCACCATGGCTAACAGGTGGATGCGCGATACGTTCCCTCACGACTGGCTCATAGCCTGTCATTTAGATACCGGAACACCGCTACTATGGCTTGCTACAGGGCAAGGTGAATCTAGGAAGGAAGACAAGGAAGAAGCCTCAACCCGATTGAGATACAAAAAAATCTCGAATGGGGTTGAACAATCAAGCGAGCTAGTCAGCTATGACGCTCGGCTGCTACCCGCTAATGTCTCAGATCCGTTTTTTGTTGAGATTGATAACGCAGTTTATTTAATCGAAGGGGCTAAAGCTGAAGTTACAGATGGCCTCTGGTTAATCGACATCGACGGGCTGATCAGCATAAAAGAAGTCTATCGCCTGCCAGGAAAGAAACTTCGCGTTGAAAACGGACCGGCCTCTTTTGACTGCGCACCAGATGACATTAATGTGCTGGGTAGGATCGTATCTAAAACGGAGAGCGTTTAA
- a CDS encoding regulator: MKSDFSMRPNLNFVISEPYISLDEYCRRTGICKRTARKMYQENRLPIRKKEGANGLVEVNMLALIIEAASDYHITMQAC; this comes from the coding sequence ATGAAAAGTGATTTTTCAATGCGACCTAATCTCAACTTTGTGATTTCAGAGCCTTACATCTCTCTGGATGAGTATTGCCGCCGTACAGGCATTTGTAAGAGAACTGCCCGTAAAATGTACCAAGAAAACCGCTTGCCAATCAGGAAGAAAGAAGGAGCTAACGGCCTGGTAGAGGTAAACATGCTGGCTCTCATTATCGAGGCTGCGTCTGATTACCACATCACAATGCAAGCTTGTTAA
- a CDS encoding phage regulatory CII family protein yields the protein MFDFRVSTHTDYDDACRKFALTHNMTELAQRAGMKVQTLRNKLNPDQVHQLTVPEVLLLTDLTEDATLMDGMLAQLQCLPCVPVNELAKEKFPTYVLKATAEVGHMAANAANLERITATCRRGILEAANTGIRCMMLAALAVQNRVHSNPTLASTVDAISGLGASIGIS from the coding sequence ATGTTTGATTTTCGTGTTTCCACACATACCGATTACGACGATGCCTGCCGCAAGTTTGCGCTTACGCACAACATGACGGAGCTGGCGCAGCGGGCAGGTATGAAAGTGCAGACCCTGCGCAACAAGCTGAACCCGGATCAGGTTCATCAGCTGACCGTTCCTGAAGTGCTGTTGCTCACCGATCTGACCGAAGACGCCACGCTGATGGACGGCATGCTGGCGCAACTGCAATGTCTGCCGTGCGTGCCGGTTAACGAGCTGGCAAAAGAGAAGTTTCCGACGTACGTGCTGAAGGCGACCGCCGAAGTCGGGCATATGGCCGCTAACGCCGCGAACCTGGAGCGTATTACGGCAACCTGCCGCCGCGGCATTCTGGAAGCTGCCAATACCGGGATCCGCTGCATGATGCTGGCCGCGCTGGCCGTGCAGAATCGCGTTCACTCTAACCCGACTTTAGCCTCAACCGTTGACGCTATCAGCGGGCTGGGTGCTTCGATTGGCATCAGCTGA
- a CDS encoding phage filamentation protein Fil family protein: MISFAARLKRQSPSMSYGHGWIMGENGKRWHPVLSQQVQAKEQRGKTWLSKAIQCWLSLLPANGFRR, translated from the coding sequence ATGATTTCATTTGCGGCACGGCTCAAACGTCAGAGTCCGTCAATGTCATACGGGCATGGCTGGATTATGGGCGAGAACGGCAAGCGCTGGCATCCGGTGCTGAGCCAGCAGGTACAGGCAAAAGAGCAAAGAGGTAAAACATGGCTATCGAAGGCGATTCAATGCTGGTTGAGCTTACTGCCGGCCAACGGGTTTCGGCGCTGA
- a CDS encoding DUF5347 family protein: MAIEGDSMLVELTAGQRVSALNHVALIRAQLMGGNCEKDMTRFFSEMRDVTDSNYQDNKRALSAILFLANIGKDRHEAEFSELTTDERAALIRAMNHLKAVVSLFPKRMALPN; encoded by the coding sequence ATGGCTATCGAAGGCGATTCAATGCTGGTTGAGCTTACTGCCGGCCAACGGGTTTCGGCGCTGAATCACGTTGCCTTAATCCGCGCGCAGCTGATGGGCGGCAACTGTGAAAAAGATATGACCCGATTTTTCTCTGAAATGCGCGATGTGACAGACAGTAATTACCAGGACAACAAGCGCGCACTGAGCGCGATTCTCTTCCTGGCAAACATCGGTAAAGACAGGCACGAGGCTGAATTTAGTGAACTGACTACTGATGAAAGAGCGGCGCTTATTCGTGCAATGAATCATCTGAAAGCAGTCGTGAGTTTATTTCCGAAGCGAATGGCTCTGCCTAATTAA
- a CDS encoding DUF2732 family protein has protein sequence MRNIEIKTFNADVEQLTTLLTAARLEERAERGLLVARRLVALADQIERKSSSRFEAIELIRAEAERYENEAREAVR, from the coding sequence ATGCGAAATATCGAAATTAAAACCTTTAACGCTGACGTTGAGCAGCTGACAACGCTTCTCACTGCTGCGCGTTTGGAAGAGCGCGCAGAGCGTGGATTGCTCGTAGCGCGCCGCCTGGTTGCATTGGCCGATCAGATTGAGCGTAAATCTTCGAGTCGCTTTGAGGCAATTGAGTTAATCCGCGCTGAAGCAGAGCGCTATGAGAACGAAGCTCGTGAGGCGGTGCGCTAA
- a CDS encoding TraR/DksA C4-type zinc finger protein → MADSMDMAQQRADELLARNIASVVNRPVSVAASFCEDCDAPIPEQRRRAVRGVTRCVSCQDMAERYAKVSKGGAA, encoded by the coding sequence ATGGCTGACTCAATGGACATGGCGCAGCAGCGCGCCGATGAGCTGCTGGCGCGCAACATCGCCAGCGTGGTTAATCGCCCGGTCAGCGTTGCGGCTTCATTCTGCGAAGACTGCGACGCGCCGATCCCGGAACAGCGCCGCCGCGCCGTGCGTGGCGTTACTCGTTGTGTCAGCTGTCAGGACATGGCTGAGCGGTACGCGAAAGTCTCAAAAGGCGGTGCGGCATGA
- a CDS encoding DNA adenine methylase, giving the protein MSTILKWAGSKSRVMPELLAHLPAGNRLVEPFAGSCAVMMSTDYPSYLVADINPDLINMYRQIKEHTRPFIVVAASLFNQNTTGESYYSVREAFNHNPALPLLERAAHFLYLNRNGYRGLCRYNRCGEFNIPFGNYSKPYFPLEEIEAFAEKAQRAKFICADFRETLRLTKAGDVVYCDPPYDGTFSDYHSAGFDKDEHHDLVSMLLGVSEHCPVVVSNSDTFYTRSILRDFNITKISVARSVGVAAGEGKRASEIIAVRRPQEGAVFVGFDPAAGAGWSAEVQAVQ; this is encoded by the coding sequence ATGAGCACCATTCTGAAATGGGCGGGCAGCAAGTCCCGCGTAATGCCTGAGCTGCTGGCGCACCTGCCAGCAGGTAATCGCCTGGTCGAACCCTTCGCCGGTTCCTGCGCGGTGATGATGAGCACCGATTACCCTTCCTATCTGGTAGCGGATATTAACCCCGACCTGATCAACATGTACCGCCAGATAAAGGAGCACACCCGCCCCTTTATCGTTGTGGCGGCCAGCCTGTTCAATCAGAACACCACAGGCGAAAGTTATTATTCTGTCCGTGAGGCGTTCAACCATAACCCGGCGTTACCCCTGCTGGAGCGCGCCGCGCACTTCCTGTACCTGAACCGCAACGGCTATCGCGGCCTTTGTCGCTATAATCGTTGCGGCGAGTTCAATATCCCTTTTGGTAATTACTCTAAACCCTATTTCCCGCTGGAAGAAATTGAGGCATTCGCGGAAAAGGCGCAGCGCGCGAAGTTTATCTGCGCCGACTTTCGCGAAACGCTGCGCCTGACTAAAGCTGGCGACGTGGTGTACTGCGATCCGCCGTATGACGGGACGTTTTCGGACTATCACTCGGCGGGCTTTGACAAGGATGAGCATCACGATCTGGTCAGCATGTTGCTCGGCGTCTCGGAGCACTGTCCGGTTGTCGTTTCAAACAGCGATACCTTCTACACCCGCAGCATCCTGCGCGATTTCAACATTACAAAAATCAGCGTAGCCCGCTCTGTCGGCGTTGCCGCCGGTGAGGGCAAGCGAGCCTCGGAAATCATCGCCGTGCGCCGCCCACAGGAGGGCGCAGTATTTGTCGGCTTTGATCCGGCGGCAGGCGCTGGCTGGTCAGCAGAAGTGCAGGCGGTTCAATGA